One window from the genome of Candidatus Acidiferrales bacterium encodes:
- a CDS encoding GDSL-type esterase/lipase family protein, giving the protein MKLLLRWGSGLLILIFGLSSSALAAKFFPANDSCIKYFGRWDMADSLHPRHSWPGIFIETGFYGDSIGVRMNDTVNYYDVYIDGELRPVLHGNKAGDADYILADSLGSGRHLLRFSQRNISFGIYSFSGILLADSGSLCPPPAPPVRKIEFIGDSFTAAEGNEAKDSVMQWEAKFPVTDIDSGFAVMVAQHYNAQYHIIARSGIGTVCDWQGKFDISMQQYYDRTLMESSEPKWDFKRWTPDLVVVCLGLNDYSGLKEKSGKVSQENSLIFRRDYHKLLSLIRREYPGVSIIAVSPPVKWIERNVERVVNEEHSQKRHDIYFTHFDFYPGGYVANGHPSVSTHRKIADVIIKKIESSGLIR; this is encoded by the coding sequence ATGAAACTACTCCTTCGCTGGGGCAGCGGTCTCTTAATTTTAATATTTGGACTCAGCAGTTCAGCTCTTGCAGCAAAATTTTTTCCTGCGAACGATTCTTGCATCAAATATTTCGGCCGGTGGGACATGGCGGACTCTCTTCATCCGCGGCATTCGTGGCCGGGAATTTTTATTGAGACGGGATTTTACGGCGACAGTATTGGCGTCAGAATGAACGACACTGTAAACTATTATGACGTTTATATAGACGGCGAACTGCGCCCCGTTTTGCATGGCAACAAAGCCGGCGATGCTGATTATATCCTTGCGGATAGTCTTGGGAGCGGACGCCATTTACTGCGATTTAGTCAAAGAAACATTTCGTTCGGAATATATTCATTCTCCGGGATCCTGCTCGCGGATAGCGGCTCGCTGTGTCCACCTCCCGCTCCGCCAGTCCGGAAAATAGAATTCATTGGAGATTCATTTACGGCGGCTGAGGGCAATGAGGCGAAAGACTCTGTGATGCAATGGGAAGCTAAGTTTCCAGTGACCGACATCGACAGCGGCTTTGCAGTAATGGTGGCACAACATTATAATGCCCAGTATCATATAATCGCGCGGTCAGGGATTGGAACGGTTTGCGATTGGCAGGGAAAGTTCGATATTTCAATGCAGCAATATTATGATCGCACATTGATGGAATCGAGCGAGCCGAAATGGGATTTCAAACGGTGGACCCCGGATTTAGTCGTGGTCTGCCTTGGACTCAACGATTATTCCGGCCTGAAAGAGAAAAGCGGAAAAGTCTCGCAAGAGAATTCTCTGATTTTCCGGAGAGACTATCACAAGTTGCTCTCGTTGATTCGTAGGGAATATCCGGGAGTTTCGATCATTGCGGTTTCGCCTCCTGTAAAATGGATAGAGCGAAATGTTGAGAGAGTTGTCAATGAAGAGCATTCTCAAAAAAGACACGATATATATTTCACGCATTTTGATTTTTATCCGGGCGGTTATGTCGCAAACGGACATCCGAGCGTCTCAACTCACAGGAAGATCGCGGATGTGATTATCAAGAAGATTGAGTCGTCCGGGCTCATCCGATAG